GACGGGCGCGCCGGGCTGCTTGAGGGAATACCCCGGTCGACCGAATCCCAGCGTGGGACGACCATCGACCTGCACCATGGTCGGCGTCAGACTCCAGCGCTGCGGCCCGCGGGCAGTAGCAAACGACCCGACCTCTTCCACGCCTGTCGACGAAGTGCGCAGCAACGGTGCAACACCCAGCAGCATCGGCCACATGTTGCCCCCACTGTTGCTGCGCAGATCAACAATCCAGCCACAGCGATCGCCGCTGTCCTTGCCACGGATGACATCCTGCCATTGCAGGGCGCGCTGGATGTCCTGATTGAACTCGTCCTGCCGCGTAGCCCGTGGCGTAGGGGCATAGCCTTCGATGACCACCCAGCCAATGCGTGCATCGACTGCACCAGCCACTTTCGCCTTGGCAACGGCCTCAGCGCCGACCTGCTTCGAGCGCTCCGTGACTTCACGCTTGCGTGCAAGCGTCATCCAGACACCATGGCCCCCGGTGCTCTCCACGATGATCTCACGCAGGGCGGTATGCAACGCACCCGGGTACGCCTGCAACGACGCCAGGCGCTTTCGAGCGGCAGGCCAGTCCACCTTGTCCCGATACAAGGCTTCATGCTCGAGCAGATCCAGGATCTGCACCTGTGCATCCGGCGAAGGTATTTCGGTGGTGGACGCAGCGGCGGCCGTTGCGTTGGCTGCCAGAAGGATCAGCATCAGTGCACCAATCCCACGCAGTCCCTTGCGCATCTGCATGCGACGTTTCCTTGTCGTTGGGTCAGATCTACAGCATAGCCGTGGCGGATCATGCTCGCCATTGCGCGGATAGCCGTTGTAGAACCGAGTCCATGCTCGGCTTTGGAGGAGCACGACTGACGCAGCCGAGCATGGCGCGGCTCTACAGAGTCATGACGGTGGCAGGATTCGTGTCGACTCAGGTCGACACCCACCAGAGCGGTTCATGCCGCCGGGCATGGCCCGGCGCTACCAGTCCGCGCGCAGGCCGATGTTGCCTTCGATGATGCGGCGCTTCTCGTTGCGGTCACCGCCCAGTTCGCGGGTGTAGTCGGCCATCGCGTACGCGCTGATGGTGCGGTTGAAGCGCCCGACCACGCCCACACCGGCTTCGAGCGCGCGTGAGCGCTGCGAATTGATGATCGTGTCGTCGTCGAA
This genomic interval from Stenotrophomonas sp. 57 contains the following:
- a CDS encoding S41 family peptidase produces the protein MQMRKGLRGIGALMLILLAANATAAAASTTEIPSPDAQVQILDLLEHEALYRDKVDWPAARKRLASLQAYPGALHTALREIIVESTGGHGVWMTLARKREVTERSKQVGAEAVAKAKVAGAVDARIGWVVIEGYAPTPRATRQDEFNQDIQRALQWQDVIRGKDSGDRCGWIVDLRSNSGGNMWPMLLGVAPLLRTSSTGVEEVGSFATARGPQRWSLTPTMVQVDGRPTLGFGRPGYSLKQPGAPVAVLVGSNTASSGEATMLSFRGRPQARSFGQSTAGFSTSNVTRTLVDGSVFSMTTAVMKDRTGVGAGARITPDEPTTGDAATLAAAQAWLLAQPACQAR